One Scylla paramamosain isolate STU-SP2022 chromosome 5, ASM3559412v1, whole genome shotgun sequence genomic region harbors:
- the LOC135100885 gene encoding G-protein coupled receptor Mth2-like isoform X2 — translation MERVCAPPISEETLKTPSVAKAMRTTLMMVLLAVLTGLPVTRGQNLSFQRELLLNPDDQHSEKTNASHRQGYDAKYFKCRCEGNQAWNGSGCVNTLTTVVVTNPDTGITQMSLTDDFAGVTVRNVVCPWDHVKMYFGLNSDPAHQFTLLPKGTLSWHQREYEHYCIDHVLNAEDIQITWEARVCVPPPAVPRCCLDAQDGSFPCGDDFPHRFSPPIKIDETFVNWPEVTTVAGRKCEQNEREITLPLNTVKSHLFYESGAVSLVWTTPYFFKETQQEGFCVRRDERGGYVTTICHKDQAAVHQNSCGNVTCVRKCCPEGQIHSEETDCLPVKHESQLWKPNFVDADLKTSATPLDNLTILYGRPHCFLYVADPSENENDKFHMFENGDLFSPSSNYRDPPTRYCVDNFVTTDKKIVTKALICLDQQTQPVCAIKANPLYPTLMVLSTVFLGITLFIYLSVPELRDKLHGRCLISFAFAFFVAYLLTSISYLINTPLSPGVCTSLAFFKHLSLLAAFFWLNVMCFDIWRTLRKTRTVTAGRQSLYRFLWYSLYAWGSALVIALVAVVLEQQPFNSGIIRPNFDNIFCWFAVGKSLWIYFYSWVSLVLLTNIVFFVLVMIILIKGHRNSMLRRSREVNRERMWLYVKLFLVMGVTWIAEVVSYQHGKCAEWMAIDIINTLEGFTLFLVFILNRSTLRKIRERWGCGASPNVRSPTTTFTSSFSTTSSFHSRKLGSIMSTHGDSKYLSNTSNSRATEMRARYPLNTLSEASNESPQAESTGYDSNTEDGETSRLNRGNEETPAI, via the exons ATGGAGCGAGTGTGTGCACCACCCATCAGCGAGGAGACGCTGAAGACACCGTCGGTGGCAAAGGCAATGAGAACAACACTGATGATGGTGTTGCTAGCGGTGTTGACGGGACTCCCGGTGACACGCGGGCAAAATCTCAGCTTTCAACGTGAACTTTTGCTAAACCCAGATGACCAGCACAGTGAAAAGACAAACGCATCCCATCGGCAAGGTTATGATGCAAAGTACTTCAAATGTCGATGTGAGGGAAATCAGGCCTGGAATGGTTCTGGCTGCGTGAACACACTGACCACAGTGGTAGTGACGAACCCTGACACAGGCATCACTCAGATGTCCTTGACGGATGATTTTGCCGGAGTAACGGTGAGAAATGTGGTCTGTCCCTGGGATCATGTAAAAATGTACTTTGGTCTTAACAGTGACCCAGCACACCAGTTCACTCTCCTTCCAAAGGGAACCCTGTCGTGGCACCAGCGAGAATATGAACACTACTGCATCGACCACGTACTCAACGCTGAAGACATTCAAATCACTTGGGAGGCTCGTGTGTGCGTCCCGCCGCCAGCAGTGCCCCGCTGCTGTCTCGACGCACAAGATGGCTCATTCCCCTGTGGTGATGATTTTCCACACCGTTTCTCACCGCCCATCAAGATAGACGAAACGTTTGTAAACTGGCCTGAAGTAACAACTGTGGCTGGGCGAAAGTGTGagcaaaacgagagagagatcACCCTCCCTCTTAACACAGTCAAAAGCCACCTCTTCTACGAATCAGGTGCAGTGTCTTTAGTTTGGACAACGCCTTACTTTTTCAAGGAAACACAGCAGGAAGGATTCTGTGTGAGGCGTGACGAACGAGGGGGTTATGTGACCACCATCTGTCACAAGGACCAGGCAGCCGTTCATCAAAACTCGTGCGGAAACGTGACCTGTGTGCGGAAGTGTTGTCCCGAGGGACAAATTCATTCTGAAGAAACAGACTGTCTCCCTGTGAAACATGAAAGCCAGCTCTGGAAGCCAAACTTTGTTGACGCAGATCTTAAGACCAGTGCCACGCCCCTGGATAATCTGACCATCTTGTACGGACGGCCTCATTGTTTTCTGTACGTGGCTGACCCTTCGGAAAACGAGAATGACAAATTTCACATGTTTGAAAACGGCGATTTATTCAGCCCCTCCAGTAATTATCGCGATCCTCCCACCCGTTACTGTGTCGACAACTTCGTAACCACCGACAAGAAGATCGTCACGAAAGCACTCATATGTTTAGACCAGCAAACGCAACCCGTGTGTGCCATCAAGGCCAATCCGCTGTACCCCACCCTGATGGTGTTGTCAACCGTATTCTTGGGCATCACTCTGTTCATCTACCTCAGCGTGCCAGAGCTGCGGGACAAACTACACGGTCGCTGCCTTATCTCCTTCGCTTTCGCTTTCTTCGTGGCATACCTACTGACGTCCATTTCTTACCTGATCAACACGCCGCTCTCCCCAGGTGTCTGTACTAGTTTAG CCTTCTTCAAGCACCTGAGTCTGCTCGCTGCCTTCTTCTGGCTCAACGTCATGTGCTTCGACATCTGGAGGACTCTCAG AAAAACACGAACGGTAACGGCGGGGCGGCAGAGTCTGTACCGCTTCTTGTGGTACTCCCTGTACGCGTGGGGCAGCGCGCTGGTCATCGCCCTGGTGGCCGTGGTGTTGGAGCAGCAGCCGTTCAACTCTGGCATCATTAGACCAAACTTCGACAACATTTTCTGCTGGTTCGCAG TCGGCAAGTCGCTCTGGATCTACTTCTACTCATGGGTGTCCCTGGTGCTGTTGACAAATATCGTCTTCTTCGTGCTGGTGATGATCATTCTGATCAAGGGACACAGGAATTCGATGCTTAGGCGGAGTCGTGAAGTGAATCGAGaaag GATGTGGCTGTACGTGAAGCTGTTCCtggtgatgggggtgacgtGGATCGCAGAGGTGGTGTCCTACCAGCACGGCAAGTGTGCCGAATG GATGGCTATCGACATCATCAACACACTGGAAGGCTTTACTCTCTTCCTAGTCTTCATTCTCAACCGGAGCACGTTACGTAAG ATCCGCGAGAGGTGGGGCTGCGGTGCCTCCCCTAATGTTCGCTCCCCAACCACCACATTCACCTCGAGcttttccaccacctcctccttccacagCAGAAAGCTGGGCAGCA
- the LOC135100885 gene encoding G-protein coupled receptor Mth2-like isoform X1 produces MKRVCAPPSSGETQRTSLIAKAVRTTLVLVTVVVLTGLPVTRGQNLTLQHELFPNPDDQHSEKTNASHRQGYEAKYFKCRCEGNQAWNGSDCVDTLTRVVVTNPDTGITQTSLTDDFAGVTVKNVVCPRDYVKMYFGLNSDPAHQFTLLPKGTLSWHQREYEHYCIDHVLNAEGVPITWEARVCVPPPAVPRCCLDAQDGSFPCGDDFTHDFSPPIKIDETFVNWPEVTTVAGRKCEQNEKKITLPLNTGKSHLFYESGAVSVAWTTSYFLKETQQEGFCVRGDERGGYVATICHEDQAAVHQNSCGNVTCVRKCCPEGQIHSEGTDCLPVKHESHLWKPNFVDADLRTSATPLDNLTILYGRPQCSLYLADPSENENDKFYLFENGDLFSPASNDRDPPTRYCVDNFVTADNTIVTKALICFAEVEMNAEPVCTNAKHTVYPALLLVSTVFLGITLFIYLSVPDLRGKLHGRCLISLASAFFVAFLLMSISYLTNTPMSPGICTTIAFFKHLSLLAAFFWLNVMCFDIWRTLRKTRTVTAGRQSLYRFLWYSLYAWGSALVIALVAVVLEQQPFNSGIIRPNFDNIFCWFAVGKSLWIYFYSWVSLVLLTNIVFFVLVMIILIKGHRNSMLRRSREVNRERMWLYVKLFLVMGVTWIAEVVSYQHGKCAEWMAIDIINTLEGFTLFLVFILNRSTLRKIRERWGCGASPNVRSPTTTFTSSFSTTSSFHSRKLGSIMSTHGDSKYLSNTSNSRATEMRARYPLNTLSEASNESPQAESTGYDSNTEDGETSRLNRGNEETPAI; encoded by the exons ATGAAGCGTGTGTGTGCACCACCCAGTAGTGGAGAGACGCAGAGGACATCGTTAATAGCAAAGGCAGTGAGGACAACACTGGTGTTGGTGACGGTAGTGGTGTTGACGGGACTTCCGGTGACACGCGGGCAGAATCTCACCCTTCAACATGAACTTTTTCCAAACCCAGATGACCAGCACAGTGAAAAGACAAACGCATCCCATCGGCAAGGTTATGAGGCAAAGTACTTCAAATGTCGATGTGAGGGAAATCAGGCGTGGAACGGTTCTGACTGCGTGGACACACTGACCAGAGTGGTAGTGACGAACCCTGACACTGGCATCACTCAGACGTCCTTGACGGATGATTTTGCCGGAGTAACGGTGAAAAATGTGGTCTGTCCCCGGGATTATGTAAAAATGTACTTTGGTCTTAATAGTGACCCAGCACACCAGTTCACTCTCCTTCCAAAGGGAACCCTGTCGTGGCACCAGCGAGAATATGAACACTACTGCATCGACCACGTACTCAACGCTGAAGGCGTCCCCATTACTTGGGAGGCTCGTGTGTGCGTCCCGCCGCCAGCAGTGCCCCGCTGCTGTCTCGACGCACAAGATGGCTCATTCCCCTGCGGTGATGATTTTACACACGATTTCTCACCGCCCATCAAGATAGACGAAACGTTTGTAAACTGGCCTGAAGTAACAACTGTGGCTGGGCGAAAGTGTGagcaaaacgagaaaaagatcACCCTCCCTCTTAACACAGGCAAAAGCCACCTCTTCTACGAATCAGGTGCAGTGTCTGTAGCTTGGACAACGTCTTACTTTTTAAAGGAAACACAGCAGGAAGGATTCTGTGTGAGGGGTGACGAACGAGGTGGTTATGTGGCCACCATCTGTCACGAGGACCAGGCAGCCGTTCATCAAAACTCGTGCGGAAACGTGACCTGTGTGCGGAAGTGTTGTCCCGAGGGACAAATTCATTCTGAAGGAACAGACTGTCTCCCTGTGAAACATGAAAGCCACCTCTGGAAGCCAAACTTTGTTGACGCAGATCTTCGAACCAGTGCCACGCCCCTGGATAATCTGACCATCTTGTACGGACGGCCTCAGTGCTCTCTCTACCTGGCTGACCCTTCAGAAAACGAGAACGAcaaattttatctttttgaAAATGGAGATTTGTTCAGCCCCGCCAGTAATGATCGAGATCCTCCCACCCGTTACTGTGTCGACAACTTCGTAACCGCCGACAATACGATCGTCACGAAAGCACTTATATGCTTTGCTGAGGTGGAGATGAATGCGGAACCCGTGTGCACTAACGCAAAGCATACCGTGTATCCTGCACTCTTGCTGGTGTCAACCGTATTCTTGGGCATCACTTTGTTCATCTACCTCAGCGTGCCTGATCTGCGGGGTAAATTACACGGTCGCTGCCTCATCTCCCTCGCTTCCGCTTTCTTTGTGGCCTTCTTATTGATGTCCATTTCTTATCTGACCAACACGCCGATGTCCCCAGGAATATGTACTACTATAG CCTTCTTCAAGCACCTGAGTCTGCTCGCTGCCTTCTTCTGGCTCAACGTCATGTGCTTCGACATCTGGAGGACTCTCAG AAAAACACGAACGGTAACGGCGGGGCGGCAGAGTCTGTACCGCTTCTTGTGGTACTCCCTGTACGCGTGGGGCAGCGCGCTGGTCATCGCCCTGGTGGCCGTGGTGTTGGAGCAGCAGCCGTTCAACTCTGGCATCATTAGACCAAACTTCGACAACATTTTCTGCTGGTTCGCAG TCGGCAAGTCGCTCTGGATCTACTTCTACTCATGGGTGTCCCTGGTGCTGTTGACAAATATCGTCTTCTTCGTGCTGGTGATGATCATTCTGATCAAGGGACACAGGAATTCGATGCTTAGGCGGAGTCGTGAAGTGAATCGAGaaag GATGTGGCTGTACGTGAAGCTGTTCCtggtgatgggggtgacgtGGATCGCAGAGGTGGTGTCCTACCAGCACGGCAAGTGTGCCGAATG GATGGCTATCGACATCATCAACACACTGGAAGGCTTTACTCTCTTCCTAGTCTTCATTCTCAACCGGAGCACGTTACGTAAG ATCCGCGAGAGGTGGGGCTGCGGTGCCTCCCCTAATGTTCGCTCCCCAACCACCACATTCACCTCGAGcttttccaccacctcctccttccacagCAGAAAGCTGGGCAGCA
- the LOC135100888 gene encoding WD repeat-containing protein 18-like, producing MEPVVDAVFVSSLNTGTESLQVYDCDTGTQLKSYRGQPVAASTLCSVGRASHLLAAQRDKPFLQTWAIHQHDVQQIRLVVPGKVTAMAVNSAGQKYCIIGINEKIHIYKLLSGRMIGIASRHYQPVTRLIFSPCGNYFASGGEDGFVYLWSLASFIERLHQVHAPQPQPHFILGQHSDKITGLTFTSSGMRGFLVSSSLDRTARVFDLVTGRPVYCLVTSDAVTSVASNMLGSQLFLGHTDGTVKVVDLLPPHPHGDIEVSRKGVLCHEKCVRHLAVTPSGSHLVSGGDDGEVKVWVVTNSTLGSHEASAKRRPHLAHRRTIHTGRGPITNLTIKQISREVLSEGEMTVKEVIAPFSQDHSNPLSCPVTVPIKGRCNPHLHLQDLFTSPLLSSIPQVSGTCGGLGISSDAQNNVDQLKMTNSQLFKFALKHIIGEGDL from the exons ATGGAGCCTGTTGTGGATGCAGTATTTGTGTCTTCTCTCAATACTGGGACAGAATCTCTCCAG GTCTATGATTGTGACACTGGGACTCAACTGAAGAGCTACCGAGGACAGCCAGTTGCTGCTTCTACTCTCTGCTCAGTTG GACGCGCATCTCACTTACTGGCGGCACAGAGAGACAAGCCATTCCTACAGACCTGGGCCATCCACCAGCATGATGTGCAGCAAATCCGACTGGTTGTTCCTGGGAAAGTCACCGCCATGGCAGTGAACTCAGCAGGACAAAAGTACTGCATCATTG GAATCAATGAAAAAATTCACATCTACAAATTGTTGTCTGGTCGCATGATTGGCATTGCAAGTCGCCATTACCAGCCAGTTACCCGGTTGATATTTTCACCTTGTGGCAACTACTTTGCTTCGGGTGGGGAGGATGGGTTTGTGTATCTGTGGAGCTTGGCCAGTTTCATCGAGAGGCTACACCAGGTCCACGCACCCCAACCTCAGCCACACTTTATTCTAGGACAGCACTCAGATAAG ATTACAGGTTTGACCTTCACCTCATCAGGGATGCGAGGGTTCCTTGTGTCATCCTCCTTGGACCGCACCGCCCGTGTGTTTGACCTGGTGACTGGCCGCCCTGTGTATTGTTTGGTCACTTCCGATGCTGTGACCAGTGTGGCCAGTAATATGCTAGGGTCTCAGCTCTTCCTTGGTCATACTGATGGCACTGTCAAGGTGGTGGAtttgcttcctcctcatccccatGGGGATATTGAA GTGAGCCGCAAAGGAGTTTTGTGCCATGAAAAGTGTGTGCGGCATCTTGCTGTGACACCCTCGGGCAGCCACCTGGTCAGTGGAGGAGACGATGGAGAAGTGAAAGTTTGGGTGGTGACCAACAGCACACTAGGAAGTCATGAGGCTTCTGCCAAGAGACGACCTCACTTGGCTCACAGAAGAACAATACACACTGGCCGAGGACCAATCACCAACTTGACCATAAAGCAAATCAGTAGAGAG GTACTGAGTGAAGGAGAAATGACAGTAAAGGAAGTTATTGCTCCCTTTAGCCAAGATCATTCCAACCCACTAAGTTGTCCAGTCACTGTGCCAATAAAAGGAAGATGTAATCCACACCTTCATTTACAAGATTTGTTCACTTCTCCACTTCTGTCAAG tatcCCACAAGTATCTGGAACTTGTGGAGGGTTGGGAATCAGCAGTGATGCTCAGAACAATGTGGATCAGCTCAAGATGACAAACTCTCAGCTCTTCAAATTTGCACTCAAGCACATAATTGGTGAAGGAGATCTGTGA